A single region of the Mustela lutreola isolate mMusLut2 chromosome 2, mMusLut2.pri, whole genome shotgun sequence genome encodes:
- the ABCA7 gene encoding phospholipid-transporting ATPase ABCA7 isoform X8, translating to MAFWTQLMLLLWKNFLYRRRQPVQLLVELLWPLFLFFILVAVRHSHPPLEHHECHFPNKPLPSAGTVPWLQGLICNLNNTCFPQPTPAEQPRVLSNFQDSLVSRLLADARTVLGGPSTHRTLASLGKLMSLLRAAGTTAQHQPSDRLQDLLSLTTELLGTLLGEGSLGSVPDHAQESVSSFVEAAEDLAQELLALPSLVELRALLRRPQGAGGPLEAVSEALCSARGPSIPGGPSLNWYEASHLKELVGQEPAAAQPDHGLSPACAELVGSLESHPLSRLLWRRLKPLVLGKVLFTPNTAFTRQLMAQVNRTFQELALLKDVQEVWGALGPQLFDFLNDSTNLAMMQRLLRAGDRGRTRPGGSGGQAQAKALLAFLDPHGEGYTWREAHADVGHVVGMLGRVVECVTLDKLEVVPSEAALVARALELLAERRFWAGIVFLGPEERRDLAQPRGPGHVRVKIRMDIDAVTRTNKIRDRFWDPGPAADPLTDLRYVWGGFVYLQDLLERAAVRVLSGREPRARLFLQQMPYPCFVDDAFLRVLSRSLPLFLTLAWIYSVALTVKAVVREKEARLRGTMQAMGLGRAVLWLGWFLSCLAPFLLSTALLVLVLKLGDILPYSHPAVVFLFLAAFAVATVVQSFLLTAFFSRANLAAACGGLAYFVLYLPYVLCVAWRDQLPAGGLVAASLLSPVAFGFGCESLALLEEQGEGAQWHNMGTGPAADVFSLAQVSGILLLDAALYGLATWYLEAVCPGQYGIPKPWNFPFRRSYWFGARSPKGSSPPATPKDPKVLMEEVPPGLIPGVSIRGLEKHFPGNPQPALRGLSLDFYQGQITALLGHNGAGKTTTLSILSGLFPPTRGSACILGYDVQSSMEAIRPHLGVCPQYNVLFDMLTVDEHIWFYGRLKGLSAAAVRPEQARLLQDVGLVPKSGAQTRHLSGGMQRKLSVAIAFVGGSRVVILDEPTAGVDPASRRSIWELLLKYREGRTLILSTHHLDEAELLGDRVAVVAGGRLCCCGSPLFLRRHLGSGYYLTLVKAPVSLAASSKGKPDLEESVDAGQKREPVSWGGTAGVSGLLSLVQQLVPGARLVRELPHELVLVLPYGGAVDGSFARLFWEVDQRLEELGLAGYGISDTSLEEIFLKVVQDCAAATDPEDAATGGSHRQHPGPGRTRPDVTTQLKIQPEESISEDGERALSAPETQALRGSAQPRMWGWALTRQQLRALLLKRFLLARRSRRGLFAQIVLPALFVGLALVFSLIVPPFGHYPALRLSPSLYGAQVSFFSDDAPGNPERARLLEMLLEEAGLEAPPGNGSTRMRECPAPAVCRFWVPEVPVGVAEVLTSGNWTPESPSPACRCSQPGARRLLPDCPAAAGGPPPPQALAGSGEVVQNLTGRNLSDFLVKTYPRLVRQGLKTKKWVNEVRYGGFSLGGRDPGLPSGQEVSRSVEQLLVLLDPAPGGALDRILNSLAVWAHSLDAEDSLKIWFNNKGWHAMVAFLNRANNAILRAQLPPGPARHAHSITTLNHPLNLTKEQLSEAALMASSVDVLVSICVVFAMSFVPASFTLILIEERITRAKHLQFMGGLPPTLYWLGNFLWDMCNYLVSACVVVLIFLAFQQRAYVAPANLPALLLLLLLYGWSITPLMYPASFFFSVPSTAYVVLTCVNLFIGINGSMATFVLELFSDQKLQDVSRILRQVFLIFPHFCLGRGLIDMVRNQAMADAFERLGDGQFQSPLRWEVVGKNLLAMAVQGPLFLLSTLLLQQGGRLLPQPQPGSLHPLEDEDDDVARERERVVRGDTQGDVLVLRDLTKVYRGQRTPAVDRLCLGIPPGECFGLLGVNGAGKTSTFRMVTGDTLPSGGEATLAGHSVAREPASAHRHMGYCPQSDAIFELLTGRQHLELFARLRGVPETQVAQTASLGLERLGLLQSADQPAGTYSGGNKRKLATAVALVGDPAVVFLDEPTTGMDPSSRRFLWNSLLAVVREGRSVVLTSHRS from the exons ATGGCCTTCTGGACGCAGCTCATGCTGCTGCTTTGGAAGAATTTCCTGTACCGCAGGAGACAACCG gtcCAGCTCCTGGTGGAGTTGCTGtggcctctctttctcttcttcatcctGGTGGCCGTCcgccactcccaccccccacttgaGCACCACGAAT GCCATTTCCCCAACAAGCCGCTGCCCTCGGCCGGCACCGTTCCTTGGCTCCAGGGTCTCATCTGCAACTTGAACAACACTTGCTTCCCGCAGCCCACGCCCGCCGAGCAGCCGCGCGTCCTCAGCAACTTCCAGGACTCCCT GGTCTCCCGGCTCCTGGCAGATGCCCGCACTGTCCTGGGGGGCCCCAGTACCCACAGAACGCTGGCCAGCCTGGGAAAGCTGATGTCGCTGCTGAGAGCTGCGGGCACAACAG CCCAGCATCAGCCAAGCGACCGACTGCAGGACCTCCTGTCCCTGACCACTGAGCTACTGGGGACACTGCTTGGAGAG GGGTCCCTGGGGTCTGTGCCTGACCACGCCCAGGAGTCCGTGAGCAGCTTTGTGGAGGCAGCAGAGGACCTGGCCCAGGAG CTCCTGGCACTGCCCAGCCTGGTGGAGCTACGGGCACTGCTGCGGAGACCTCAAGGAGCAGGTGGACCCCTGGAGGCTGTGTCCGAGGCCCTCTGCAGTGCCCGGGGGCCTAGTATACCCGGGGGGCCCTCCCTCAACTGGTACGAGGCCAGCCACCTGAAGGAGTTGGTGGGGCAGGAGCCAGCAGCAGCCCAGCCCGACCACGGCCTGA gccctgctTGTGCTGAGCTTGTGGGGTCCCTGGAATCTCACCCACTGTCCCGCCTGCTCTGGAGGCGTCTGAAGCCGCTGGTCCTGGGGAAAGTGCTGTTTACACCCAACACTGCCTTCACCAGGCAGCTCATggcccag gtgaACCGGACCTTCCAGGAGCTGGCTCTGCTGAAGGACGTCCAGGAAGTGTGGGGTGCGCTGGGACCCCAGCTCTTTGACTTCCTGAATGACAGCACGAACCTGGCGATGATGCAG agGCTCCTGCGagctggggacagaggaaggacgCGGCCGGGGGGATCCGGAGGTCAGGCCCAGGCCAAGGCCCTGCTGGCCTTTCTGGACCCCCACGGGGAAGGCTACACCTGGCGGGAGGCCCATGCCGACGTGGGCCACGTGGTGGGCATGCTGGGCCGCGTGGTGGAG TGTGTCACCCTGGACAAGCTGGAGGTGGTACCCTCAGAGGCCGCCCTGGTGGCAAGGGCGCTGGAGCTGCTGGCAGAGCGCCGCTTCTGGGCCGGCATCGTCTTCCTGGGGCCTGAGGAACGTCGGGACCTTGCACAGCCCCGGGGTCCCGGCCACGTGCGGGTCAAGATCCGCATGGACATCGATGCTGTCACAAGAACCAACAAGATCAGGGACAG GTTCTGGGACCCCGGCCCGGCCGCCGACCCCTTGACGGACCTGCGCTACGTGTGGGGTGGCTTCGTGTACCTGCAGGACCTGCTGGAGCGCGCGGCGGTGCGTGTGCTCAGCGGCCGCGAGCCCCGGGCCCGCCTCTTCCTGCAGCAGATGCCGTACCCCTGCTTCGTGGATGACGC GTTCCTGCGCGTCCTGAGCCGGTCGCTGCCGCTCTTCCTGACGCTGGCCTGGATCTACTCGGTGGCGCTGACGGTGAAGGCGGTGGTGCGCGAGAAGGAAGCCAGGCTGCGCGGCACCATGCAGGCCATGGGGCTGGGCCGCGCCGTGCTCTGGCTCGGCTGGTTCCTCAGCTGCCTGGCGCCCTTCCTGCTCAGCACCGCGCTGCTCGTGCTGGTGCTCAAG CTCGGGGACATCCTCCCCTACAGCCACCCGGCCGTGGTCTTCCTGTTCCTGGCGGCTTTCGCCGTGGCCACCGTGGTCCAGAGCTTCCTTCTGACCGCCTTCTTCTCCCGCGCCAACCTGGCGGCCGCCTGCGGAGGCCTCGCCTACTTCGTGCTCTACCTGCCCTATGTGCTGTGTGTGGCCTGGCGGGACCAGCTGCCTGCGGGTGGTCTGGTGGCTGCG AGCCTTCTGTCTCCTGTGGCCTTTGGGTTCGGCTGCGAGAGCCTGGCGCTGCTGGAGGAGCAGGGCGAGGGCGCGCAGTGGCACAACATGGGCACTGGGCCTGCGGCCGACGTCTTCAGCTTGGCGCAGGTTTCTGGCATTCTGCTGCTGGATGCCGCGCTCTATGGCCTCGCCACCTGGTACCTCGAGGCCGTCTGCCCAG GCCAGTACGGGATCCCCAAACCATGGAACTTTCCCTTTCGGAGGAGCTATTGGTTTGGAGCTCGTTCTCCCAAGGGTTCCTCCCCACCTGCCACCCCGAAGGACCCAAAAG TGCTGATGGAAGAGGTACCCCCGGGCCTGATCCCAGGAGTCTCCATACGGGGCCTGGAGAAGCACTTTCCCGGCAACCCGCAGCCGGCCCTGCGGGGGCTCAGCCTGGACTTCTACCAGGGCCAGATCACTGCCTTGCTGGGCCACAATGGAGCCGGCAAGACGACCACACT GTCCATCCTGAGTGGCCTCTTTCCCCCAACCCGGGGCTCCGCCTGCATCCTGGGCTATGATGTCCAGTCCAGCATGGAAGCCATCCGGCCCCACCTGGGCGTCTGCCCGCAGTACAACGTGCTGTTTGACAT GCTGACCGTGGATGAGCACATCTGGTTCTACGGGCGGCTGAAGGGTCTGAGTGCGGCTGCTGTGCGCCCCGAGCAGGCCCGTCTcctgcaggatgtggggctcgtcCCCAAGTCGGGGGCCCAGACACGCCACCTCTCTG GCGGGATGCAGAGGAAGCTCTCAGTGGCCATCGCCTTTGTGGGTGGCTCCCGGGTCGTGATCCTAGATGAGCCCACAGCTGGTGTGGACCCTGCTTCCCGGCGCAGCATTTGGGAGCTGCTGCTCAAATACCGGGAAG GTCGCACACTGATCCTTTCCACCCACCACCTGGATGAGGCAGAGCTGCTAGGAGACCGGGTGGCTGTGGTGGCGGGAGGCCGCTTGTGCTGCTGCGGTTCCCCGCTCTTCCTGCGCCGTCACCTCGGCTCCGGCTACTATCTGACGTTGGTGAAGGCTCCCGTGTCCCTGGCCGCCAGCAGCAAG gggaagccggacCTGGAGGAGAGCGTAGATGCCGGGCAGAAGAGGGAGCCGGTCAGCtggggtggcacagctg GTGTGTCCGGGCTGCTGTCCCTTGTGCAGCAGCTGGTGCCCGGGGCGCGGCTGGTGAGGGAGCTGCCCCATGAGCTGGTGCTAGTGCTGCCCTACGGGGGTGCTGTGGACGGCAGCTTTGCCAGGCTTTTCTGGGAAGTAGACCAGCGGctggaggagctggggctggCCGGCTACGGGATCTCGGACACCAGCCTGGAAGAG ATCTTCCTGAAGGTGGTACAAGATTGTGCTGCGGCCACAGACCCGGAGGATGCGGCCACAG GGGGTAGCCACAGGCAGCACCCAGGCCCAGGCCGTACTCGCCCAGATGTGACCACACAGCTCAAGATCCAACCTGAGGAGTCCATCTCGGAAGACGGGGAGCGTG cTCTGTCTGCCCCAGAGACACAGGCCCTGCGGGGCTCTGCACAGCCCCGGATGTGGGGTTGGGCACTGACCCGCCAACAGCTCCGGGCCCTGCTTCTCAAGCGCTTTCTGCTTGCCCGCCGCAGCCGCCGTGGCCTGTTTGCACAG ATCGTGCTGCCTGCCCTCTTTGTGGGGCTGGCGCTGGTGTTCAGTCTCATCGTGCCTCCTTTCGGACACTACCCGGCTCTGCGGCTCAGTCCCAGCTTGTATGGTGCCCAGGTGTCCTTCTTCAG TGACGACGCTCCTGGGAACCCAGAGCGCGCCCGCCTGCTGGAGATGCTGctggaggaggcagggctggaggcCCCCCCGGGGAACGGCTCTACCAG gatgCGCGAGTGCCCAGCGCCCGCTGTCTGCCGGTTTTGGGTTCCTGAAGTGCCCGTGGGTGTTGCTGAGGTCCTGACCAGCGGAAACTGGACCCCGGAGTCCCCGTCCCCAGCCTGCCGGTGCAGCCAGCCCGGTGCCCGGCGCCTGCTGCCCGACTGCCCTGCTGCGGCGGGTggtccccccccgccccaggcgcTGGCCGGCTCTGGGGAGGTGGTGCAGAACCTGACAGGCCGGAACCTGTCCGACTTCCTGGTGAAGACCTACCCGCGCCTGGTCAGGCAGGG CCTGAAGACCAAGAAGTGGGTGAACGAGGTCAG GTATGGGGGCTTCTCCCTGGGGGGCCGAGACCCAGGCCTGCCCTCGGGCCAGGAGGTGAGTCGCTCGGTGGAGCAGCTGCTGGTGCTGCTGGACCCCGCGCCGGGCGGGGCCCTCGACCGCATCCTGAACAGCCTCGCCGTGTGGGCTCACAGCCTCGACGCAGAGGACAGTCTCAAG ATCTGGTTCAACAACAAGGGCTGGCACGCCATGGTCGCCTTTCTCAACAGAGCCAACAACGCCATCCTCCGCGCCCAGCTGCCCCCGGGCCCTGCCCGCCACGCCCACAGCATCACCACGCTCAACCACCCCCTGAACCTCACCAAGGAGCAGCTGTCAGAGGCTGCGCT GATGGCCTCATCGGTGGACGTGCTTGTTTCCATCTGTGTGGTGTTTGCCATGTCTTTCGTCCCAGCCAGCTTCACCCTCATTCTCATAGAGGAGCGCATCACCCGGGCCAAACACCTGCAGTTTATGGGGGGCCTGCCTCCCACTCTTTACTGGCTCGGCAACTTCCTCTGGGACATG TGTAACTACTTGGTGTCAGCGTGCGTCGTCGTGCTCATCTTCCTGGCCTTCCAGCAGAGGGCGTACGTGGCCCCTGCCAACCTGCCGGCCCTCCTGCTGCTGTTACTGCTCTACGG CTGGTCGATCACGCCGCTCATGTACCctgcctccttcttcttctccgtGCCCAGCACGGCCTACGTGGTGCTCACCTGTGTCAACCTCTTCATCGGCATCAATGGCAGCATGGCCACCTTCGTGCTCGAGCTCTTCTCTGATCAG AAGCTGCAGGACGTCAGCCGGATCCTGAGACAGGTCTTCCTAATCTTCCCCCACTTCTGCCTGGGCCGGGGGCTCATCGACATGGTGCGGAACCAGGCGATGGCTGATGCCTTTGAGCGCTTGG GAGATGGGCAGTTCCAGTCACCCTTGCGCTGGGAGGTGGTCGGCAAGAATCTCTTGGCCATGGCGGTGCAGGGGCCGCTCTTCCTCCTGTCCACGCTCCTGCTGCAGCAGGGCGGACGCCTCTTGCCGCA ACCCCAGCCCGGGTCGCTGCACCCCCTGGAGGACGAGGATGACGACGTGGCCCGAGAGCGGGAACGGGTGGTCCGAGGCGACACCCAGGGGGACGTGTTGGTGCTGAGAGACCTGACCAAG GTGTACCGTGGGCAGAGGACACCAGCGGTCGACCGCCTGTGCCTGGGGATCCCCCCTGGTGAG TGTTTCGGTCTGCTGGGAGTGAATGGAGCTGGGAAAACCTCCACATTCCGCATGGTGACTGGGGACACGCTACCCAGCGGTGGGGAGGCCACACTGGCAGGCCACAG TGTGGCCCGGGAGCCGGCGTCTGCGCACCGCCACATGGGTTACTGCCCTCAGTCGGATGCCATCTTCGAGCTACTGACGGGCCGCCAGCACCTGGAGCTGTTCGCGCGCCTACGCGGTGTTCCCGAGACACAGGTTGCCCAG ACGGCGAGCCTGGGCCTGGAGCGCCTGGGGCTCCTGCAGTCCGCGGACCAACCTGCGGGCACCTACAGTGGAGGGAACAAGAGGAAGCTGGCCACAGCGGTGGCACTGGTGGGGGACCCCGCTGTGGTCTTTTTG GACGAGCCGACCACCGGCATGGACCCCAGCTCTCGGCGCTTTCTCTGGAACAGCCTCCTGGCCGTCGTGCGGGAGGGCCGCTCCGTGGTGCTTACGTCACACAG GAGCTGA